The Moritella sp. F3 genomic interval GAACAAGTCTAATCACCGCGATAGAGAGTTAATTGCATGGCTCTCTATCGCCATCTGTAATTGAGTTATTTATCTTCTACGTTAAAACACGCTTCTAGTTCAGCTTTTATTTCAGCAAAACCTTTTTCTCTTAACAGCTCAATATTGCGCTCTGGTATCTCCTCTGGATTTGGAAATACTCTTAATACACGTGCCATTTCATCTTCACGAATAATATGCAATATTGGATAAGGTGAGCGGTTAGTAAAGTTAGCAGCGTCTTTAATGCCAGAATCATCAAAGCGATACTTTGGATGCATGTGTGCTAATTGATAGATCCCTTCATAATCCTGCATTTCTAATAAATCATTTGCATAATCAATTAAATCGAGGAAATCATCAAAGCTCTCACTGAGTTTCGGTATAACCACGAGAGTTGTAGCAATATCTTTATTCGTATCTAAATGGATGAATTCAGCATTAACCTGTTCTAATATCTCAGTTAAATCGCTCGTATCAAGCACTGCACAGTGAATCGTTTTACGCTCTAACTCTTTTTTAGCAAAAGGACAGATATTATATTTTACAATAATATCTTTTACCCATTTTAGCGTCTGTAATTTAATTATTTCATGGTTATCAGTCATATTCGTATCCTAAATATTCAAACTTGATGTGTTAACCACAAAATACCGTGATTAAATTTAGATCATAAACTGGTGAGAGAAATTGTAGCTTAATGGCTAGTGAATTTCAGGTATAAAAAAAGCCGATATCAATGATATCGGCTTTTTTCGTTCAAGACAGCGTCTTGAATCTAATTTAGCGTTTGGCGATGCCCTACTCTCACATGGGGAAGCCCCACACTACCATCGGCGTTATTACGTTTCACTACTGAGTTCGGAATGGAATCAGGTGGTACCGCAACACTATGGT includes:
- a CDS encoding DUF1415 domain-containing protein — translated: MTDNHEIIKLQTLKWVKDIIVKYNICPFAKKELERKTIHCAVLDTSDLTEILEQVNAEFIHLDTNKDIATTLVVIPKLSESFDDFLDLIDYANDLLEMQDYEGIYQLAHMHPKYRFDDSGIKDAANFTNRSPYPILHIIREDEMARVLRVFPNPEEIPERNIELLREKGFAEIKAELEACFNVEDK